In one window of Halomarina pelagica DNA:
- a CDS encoding acyl-CoA dehydrogenase: MSNFKSGSGNLDFGSSDTKKDDDTATAETTQTHVEGDEDPEPTPADQPTSASQDGASSDLGSMSDQPASDRVSTEESTASESPVEQYPYFVRRSNVGDERDTRLEIHVRDKVANQEATFRNELAEQLGASEVSKTDAREFALLAAFHHPERVAELMRDEGFGALG, from the coding sequence ATGAGTAACTTCAAATCTGGATCTGGCAATCTCGATTTCGGTAGTAGCGACACGAAGAAAGATGATGACACCGCCACCGCGGAAACCACGCAGACACACGTCGAGGGAGATGAAGACCCCGAACCAACGCCAGCGGACCAACCCACATCAGCCTCGCAAGACGGAGCATCATCTGATCTGGGGAGCATGTCCGATCAACCAGCATCGGACCGAGTATCAACTGAAGAGTCGACAGCGTCTGAATCTCCTGTCGAGCAGTATCCGTACTTCGTCCGACGGAGTAACGTCGGGGATGAGCGCGACACGCGTCTTGAGATCCACGTTCGAGACAAAGTCGCCAACCAAGAAGCCACGTTCCGAAATGAACTCGCCGAACAACTCGGAGCAAGCGAGGTTTCGAAAACGGATGCCCGTGAGTTCGCCCTTCTCGCTGCGTTTCATCACCCCGAGCGCGTTGCTGAATTGATGCGGGATGAGGGGTTCGGCGCCCTCGGTTGA
- a CDS encoding protein-tyrosine phosphatase family protein has product MSEITVRPKGYVEDCPVIRQIGERDLYLGNKHAADSGQHNQSFRYVVSVSTDDYPLTTHHHPLDDGPGNDWTAFERAVDTALTLYQQDGSVLVHCKAGISRSSTVIATVLAAEESRQLHDALSIVLQARPSATLHPALHELAVVYLAART; this is encoded by the coding sequence ATGTCCGAAATCACCGTTCGCCCCAAAGGGTACGTCGAAGACTGCCCCGTCATCCGTCAGATCGGCGAGCGAGACCTGTATCTCGGGAACAAGCACGCGGCAGATTCCGGGCAGCACAACCAGTCGTTCAGGTACGTCGTTTCGGTCTCGACAGACGACTATCCATTGACGACACATCATCATCCGCTGGACGACGGACCGGGTAACGACTGGACGGCATTTGAACGGGCTGTTGATACGGCGCTTACGCTCTACCAGCAAGACGGCTCGGTTCTGGTTCATTGCAAAGCGGGCATTTCCCGAAGCAGTACGGTTATCGCGACGGTGCTTGCTGCTGAGGAATCCCGACAGCTCCACGATGCGCTCTCGATTGTCCTGCAAGCCCGGCCAAGCGCAACGCTCCATCCTGCCCTCCACGAGCTGGCAGTCGTGTACCTAGCTGCCCGAACCTAA
- a CDS encoding RidA family protein: MRKTVVLPKWRESPSETLDEPNSAYATITHHDGYRRVMFSGGVSVDGDLAEQVRTVLERRQAALHDFGGSMDDIVITRYYVREDHLNRTTQASIHEARDEFFDRPHYPASTMIGTGSLLVEDALVEIEIEAEIPDEDWETDVLTEEDP; this comes from the coding sequence ATGCGCAAAACGGTCGTTCTCCCGAAGTGGCGTGAGTCTCCGTCTGAGACGCTTGACGAGCCCAACAGCGCGTATGCCACTATCACACATCACGATGGCTACAGGCGCGTCATGTTCTCTGGGGGAGTGAGTGTTGACGGTGATCTAGCTGAACAGGTAAGAACCGTCTTAGAGCGCCGTCAAGCGGCGCTCCATGATTTCGGAGGGAGCATGGACGATATCGTAATTACCCGGTACTACGTGCGTGAAGACCACCTCAACCGGACAACACAGGCTTCGATTCACGAGGCCCGCGACGAGTTTTTCGATCGACCACACTACCCAGCCAGCACGATGATCGGGACTGGATCACTGCTGGTCGAGGACGCACTCGTCGAAATCGAAATCGAGGCAGAAATCCCTGACGAGGATTGGGAGACAGACGTGCTGACAGAGGAAGATCCTTGA
- a CDS encoding IS5 family transposase has translation MAVLPNSRLLRFIEQAMHLARRAVARYSSKFSKRRYTLHQHIVLLCLKVRNNTTYRTLLDELIEMPRIRRAINLDELPSPSTLCKAFNRLDMAVWRVLLNLSVTLFPTNGVVGIDASGVDRSHASKHHQANEADDSAAEVTLLVDTRSNAILDVHVTTARKHDSQIAPSLIKRNTGEVAILPGDKGYDDQKVRALARETGVRPLIKHCEFSSLLKAWNARLDADLYGQRSKNETVNSRIKRKYGAFVRSRHWWKQFRELVVGYLTHNIDKAL, from the coding sequence ATGGCAGTCCTCCCGAATTCGCGGTTGCTCCGGTTTATTGAGCAAGCGATGCACTTGGCACGCCGAGCTGTCGCTCGTTACTCTTCGAAGTTCTCGAAACGACGGTACACGCTCCACCAGCATATCGTCTTGCTCTGTCTCAAGGTTCGGAACAATACGACGTACCGGACGCTTCTAGACGAACTCATCGAGATGCCTCGGATTCGGAGAGCCATCAATCTGGACGAACTCCCGTCACCCTCAACGCTATGTAAGGCGTTCAATCGGCTCGATATGGCGGTTTGGCGCGTCCTGCTCAATCTCTCGGTCACACTCTTCCCAACCAACGGTGTCGTCGGGATCGACGCTTCCGGGGTCGACCGTAGTCACGCCTCGAAACACCACCAAGCGAACGAAGCTGACGATTCAGCAGCTGAAGTCACACTTCTCGTAGACACGAGGTCGAACGCGATTCTCGACGTACACGTGACGACGGCACGAAAACACGACTCGCAAATCGCGCCGTCGCTCATCAAGCGGAATACCGGGGAAGTAGCGATTCTCCCGGGAGATAAGGGATATGACGACCAGAAGGTTCGCGCGTTAGCCCGTGAGACTGGTGTTCGACCGCTCATCAAGCACTGCGAGTTTTCGTCGCTTCTTAAGGCGTGGAACGCTCGACTGGACGCCGATCTCTACGGACAACGTAGTAAGAACGAGACGGTGAACTCCCGCATTAAACGGAAATATGGCGCATTCGTCCGCTCACGACACTGGTGGAAGCAGTTCCGTGAACTCGTTGTTGGCTATCTCACGCACAACATCGACAAGGCACTCTGA
- a CDS encoding ATP-binding cassette domain-containing protein, whose translation MRGDDAFHTAVVPTVEMTEPLTTTDVDNRAATDSKRAISAPDLEFTYHNGTTAIRNVTLDIRKGEFFGLLGPNGAGKTTLIKQLVTLLKPTVGRVTVNGFDAVEQPVAVHNTVGYTAQDTSVDLGLTARENLQYACKMYRLGGIVVVILIAELFSFVFVAFSNIVGLVTHCSDATALISNFIALPLVFLSSSFIPRSLLPAWIQTLSAFNPVTYGVTTIRTLMLDGWMWTTIGPAIVVLVVFDLVLGGLAVVLLRRATDSETTPSVRGHR comes from the coding sequence ATGAGGGGTGATGATGCCTTCCATACGGCTGTCGTACCGACAGTCGAGATGACTGAACCGCTGACGACGACTGACGTCGACAATAGGGCAGCGACTGACTCCAAGCGGGCGATTTCGGCGCCTGATCTTGAATTTACCTATCATAACGGGACGACAGCTATTCGGAACGTGACCCTCGATATTCGAAAAGGTGAGTTTTTCGGACTCCTCGGCCCCAACGGAGCGGGGAAAACCACGCTAATCAAGCAACTCGTCACGCTCCTGAAGCCAACTGTGGGTCGTGTAACTGTCAACGGCTTCGACGCCGTGGAGCAGCCCGTCGCCGTGCACAACACTGTCGGGTATACCGCGCAGGACACTAGCGTCGATCTTGGACTCACTGCCAGAGAGAACCTCCAGTATGCCTGTAAGATGTACCGACTCGGCGGGATCGTCGTGGTCATCCTGATCGCCGAGTTGTTTAGTTTCGTCTTCGTCGCGTTCTCGAACATCGTTGGGCTCGTGACGCACTGCTCGGACGCGACCGCGCTCATAAGCAACTTCATTGCGCTCCCGTTGGTGTTTCTGAGCTCGTCATTCATACCGAGGTCGCTCCTTCCAGCGTGGATCCAGACCCTTAGCGCGTTCAACCCCGTGACCTACGGAGTGACTACAATCCGCACCCTCATGCTCGATGGATGGATGTGGACGACGATCGGGCCAGCCATCGTCGTGCTCGTCGTGTTCGATCTCGTACTCGGAGGATTAGCTGTCGTGTTGCTCCGCCGCGCCACAGATAGCGAGACTACGCCGAGCGTACGGGGACACCGATGA
- a CDS encoding flavin-containing monooxygenase gives MTTRATQHVETVVIGGGQAGLAMGYYLAQHDHSFVILDAGSRVGDAWRDRWDSLRLFIPAGLSSLPGMPFPAGNAYFPTKDEMADYLESYADQFDLPVQLDTRVESLTRNGDRYVLDADTQRITADRVVVATGPYHYPNIPGFAPKLAPSITHLHSSEYRNPDQLPEGDVLVVGAGNSGAEIAIELAVDRRVWLSGPDTGHLPKWDADDLPRWLFWFDGRIFRWLFSDLLTVDTWLGRKLKARGQKGGDPLIRLTPDDLEQAGVERVPRVEGVVDGAPRLDDGRRLDVDTVIWATGFRPDFSWIEVPGLSCEADGSPIHDRGVVEDEPGLYFLGLPFQRSLLSATLVGVGADVRYLAARIRTRADAGETE, from the coding sequence ATGACGACGAGAGCCACACAACACGTCGAGACGGTCGTGATCGGTGGGGGACAGGCCGGGCTGGCCATGGGCTACTACCTCGCACAACACGACCACTCATTCGTGATCCTTGACGCTGGGAGCCGCGTGGGCGACGCCTGGCGCGATCGCTGGGATTCACTCCGGCTGTTCATTCCGGCCGGGCTCAGCAGCTTGCCGGGAATGCCGTTCCCCGCTGGGAACGCCTACTTCCCCACCAAAGACGAGATGGCCGACTACTTGGAGTCGTACGCCGACCAGTTCGACTTGCCGGTACAGCTCGACACGAGAGTCGAGTCGCTCACTCGCAACGGCGATCGCTACGTGCTGGATGCCGACACGCAGCGCATCACGGCGGATCGTGTCGTGGTGGCGACCGGGCCGTATCACTACCCAAACATCCCCGGGTTCGCACCGAAACTTGCCCCGTCGATTACCCACCTTCACTCGAGCGAGTATCGGAATCCCGACCAGCTGCCTGAGGGGGACGTGCTCGTCGTCGGTGCTGGCAACTCGGGGGCCGAGATTGCCATCGAACTCGCCGTTGACCGGCGTGTTTGGCTCTCCGGGCCGGACACCGGACATCTCCCGAAATGGGATGCCGATGATCTCCCTCGCTGGTTGTTCTGGTTCGACGGACGTATCTTCAGGTGGCTGTTCAGCGACCTCCTGACTGTTGACACGTGGCTCGGTCGAAAGCTAAAAGCGCGCGGTCAAAAGGGGGGCGATCCGTTGATTCGTCTCACACCCGATGACCTCGAACAGGCAGGCGTCGAGCGGGTCCCCCGAGTTGAGGGGGTGGTAGACGGCGCTCCGCGTCTCGACGATGGGCGACGCCTCGACGTGGACACCGTAATCTGGGCGACTGGTTTCCGCCCGGACTTTAGCTGGATCGAGGTCCCAGGGCTGAGCTGTGAGGCTGACGGCTCCCCCATCCACGACCGAGGCGTAGTGGAAGATGAACCGGGCCTGTACTTCCTCGGCCTGCCCTTCCAGCGGTCACTCCTCTCGGCCACGCTCGTCGGTGTCGGTGCTGATGTGCGGTATCTCGCCGCCCGCATCCGAACGCGGGCCGACGCTGGCGAGACCGAATGA
- a CDS encoding dihydrofolate reductase family protein, giving the protein MRETGTTDESTREQSNGRRLVVENKVTLDGIFDKQSEWQMQFWEDPDELVRHSKAHITEFDALLLGRVTYQGLAAVWPSMTDDVGYADWINSVPKHIVSTTLATDEMEWNARLITENVTDEVAALKRQPGQDILMVGSGALLDTLMQHDLVDEYRLLVHPVVQGSGKRLFRGATAPTTMKLVDTAAVGSGVVVLTYEPSEEEDGE; this is encoded by the coding sequence ATGCGTGAGACCGGGACGACCGACGAGAGCACACGTGAGCAGTCAAACGGACGGAGACTCGTCGTCGAAAACAAGGTCACCCTCGATGGGATCTTCGACAAGCAATCGGAGTGGCAGATGCAGTTCTGGGAGGACCCAGATGAACTGGTGCGCCACTCGAAAGCCCACATCACCGAGTTCGACGCACTGCTGCTGGGACGCGTGACCTACCAGGGCCTAGCCGCCGTCTGGCCCTCCATGACGGACGACGTTGGGTACGCCGACTGGATTAACAGCGTCCCCAAGCACATCGTATCGACGACGCTGGCTACGGACGAGATGGAGTGGAACGCACGCCTGATTACGGAGAACGTCACCGACGAAGTCGCGGCGCTGAAACGACAGCCCGGACAGGACATCCTGATGGTCGGGAGTGGAGCGCTGCTGGACACGCTGATGCAGCACGACCTCGTCGACGAGTATCGGCTGCTGGTCCACCCGGTTGTCCAAGGCAGCGGCAAGCGCCTCTTCAGGGGCGCGACCGCACCGACGACGATGAAGCTCGTCGACACGGCGGCGGTCGGCTCGGGTGTCGTCGTGCTCACCTACGAGCCGTCCGAGGAGGAAGACGGCGAATGA
- a CDS encoding dihydrofolate reductase family protein, whose product MRKLVATEAVSIDGVMESPEEWSPPYSTPKLDEANAAGMSSSDALLLGRVTYEELVAFWPTQPDDNPIAKFINNVPKYVVSTTLEDVEWNNSTLIAGNVEEEIAELKQREGEGIGIVGSRTLVRSLLDYGLLDELVLNVHPLVLGDGKRLFETGGKRTALNLADSKTFDTGVVSLTYQPAATDVEEADA is encoded by the coding sequence ATGCGGAAGTTAGTCGCAACCGAAGCCGTGTCCATAGACGGCGTGATGGAATCGCCCGAGGAGTGGTCGCCACCCTACTCGACCCCAAAGCTGGACGAGGCGAACGCGGCGGGAATGTCGTCGTCGGATGCGTTACTGTTGGGACGAGTCACATACGAGGAACTTGTCGCCTTCTGGCCCACGCAACCCGACGACAATCCGATCGCGAAGTTCATCAACAACGTACCAAAGTACGTCGTTTCGACGACGCTAGAGGACGTCGAATGGAACAACTCGACGCTCATCGCCGGGAACGTCGAAGAAGAAATAGCCGAGCTGAAGCAACGAGAAGGTGAGGGAATCGGGATCGTCGGCAGCCGCACGCTCGTCCGGTCACTGCTGGACTACGGCCTCCTCGACGAACTCGTGCTCAATGTCCATCCCCTGGTACTCGGGGACGGGAAGCGTCTCTTCGAGACAGGCGGTAAACGGACGGCGCTGAATCTGGCCGATTCGAAGACGTTTGACACGGGCGTCGTCTCGCTCACCTACCAGCCGGCAGCAACGGACGTGGAGGAAGCCGATGCGTGA
- a CDS encoding dihydrofolate reductase family protein gives MTDSNIHTESQRTLIVSEFLTLDGVMEAPEEWSFQFFSEEQQEYKHAELFDAGALLLGRTTYESFADAWPDREDETGFADWMNSLPKYVVSTSLEEAEWNNSTIIDGDVAEEVAALKRKDGQDILVNGSGELVDTLVEHDLVDEYRLMVHPVVQGSGKRLFEGASEPTTMNLVDTKAFSSGVVVLTYEPATEEEV, from the coding sequence ATGACCGACAGCAACATCCACACCGAATCACAGCGAACCCTGATCGTCTCCGAGTTCTTGACCCTCGATGGGGTCATGGAGGCGCCGGAGGAGTGGTCCTTCCAGTTCTTCAGTGAAGAACAACAGGAGTACAAGCACGCCGAACTGTTCGACGCGGGGGCGCTCTTGCTGGGCCGGACGACCTACGAGTCGTTCGCGGACGCCTGGCCCGATCGAGAGGACGAGACGGGCTTCGCCGACTGGATGAACAGCCTCCCAAAGTACGTCGTCTCGACGAGCCTCGAAGAGGCCGAGTGGAACAACTCCACGATCATCGACGGTGACGTCGCCGAGGAGGTCGCCGCGCTGAAGCGGAAGGACGGACAGGACATCCTCGTCAACGGGAGCGGGGAACTCGTGGACACGCTCGTGGAACACGACCTCGTCGACGAGTACCGCCTCATGGTCCACCCTGTCGTCCAGGGCAGCGGCAAGCGCCTCTTCGAGGGCGCGAGCGAGCCGACGACGATGAACCTCGTCGACACGAAGGCGTTCAGCTCGGGCGTCGTCGTACTCACCTACGAGCCGGCCACAGAGGAGGAGGTCTGA
- a CDS encoding ArsR/SmtB family transcription factor has product MVERLPDDLDLDAVFQALAHPIRRAILEQVADEPESVSELAEPHDVSLAAVSKHLHVLEDAGLIDIEKDGRVRRAHLNAAPLSAAFGWLTRYRVFWEDRFDALADHLEEYEE; this is encoded by the coding sequence ATGGTTGAACGACTACCGGACGATCTCGATCTCGACGCGGTCTTTCAGGCGCTGGCGCACCCGATCCGTCGGGCTATCCTCGAACAGGTGGCCGACGAGCCCGAGAGCGTCAGCGAACTGGCCGAGCCGCACGACGTCTCACTCGCCGCCGTCTCGAAGCACCTCCATGTGCTGGAGGACGCCGGCTTGATAGACATCGAGAAGGACGGTCGCGTTCGCCGCGCCCACCTGAACGCCGCGCCGCTTTCGGCCGCGTTCGGCTGGCTCACCCGATACCGTGTCTTCTGGGAGGACCGGTTCGACGCGCTCGCAGACCATCTAGAGGAATACGAAGAATGA
- a CDS encoding Cdc6/Cdc18 family protein — protein MADQNTSDPQKTSSSQTGLKEFSTTSTVLKNGDVFQGDKMKPETMPERTSELNSIHSAIEPAARGENPRNLFIYGKPGQGKTAAVRLKRDQFTEFAEEQELDVTIVYIECNSANKSYHVLTTALKELKGLRKKPRGQTLDNLYSDLFDVMNERGGTYIYILDEIDRIRDDQDDDLNILYKLPRAYSSEELDDNIGCSVIGISNDRRFKSKLSPRIKDALYEAEVDFPPYTIDQLKSILYRRAAKGLTNTELVYEDGQLVSIESEVVSESVIEKCAENAERERGSARQAIDLLGQAATIAHNERAEHVTIDHVEEAQREVNKSYIKNMLDDHTSDDLLTLCGLLYLEARGKTPARTNQIHDYYSTYAKSVDETPLVQRRMRDRLQDLKLTGVINMDKVTGGSRGGERWEAALSIPIDETIEILLNDDNYAPTYGHIAKEIASETQ, from the coding sequence ATGGCTGACCAGAATACGTCCGACCCGCAAAAGACGTCCTCCTCGCAGACCGGGTTGAAAGAATTTTCAACAACATCAACTGTGTTGAAAAATGGTGACGTATTCCAGGGGGATAAGATGAAGCCCGAGACGATGCCAGAACGCACGTCTGAACTCAACTCGATCCATAGCGCGATAGAACCAGCCGCTCGAGGAGAGAACCCTCGCAATTTGTTCATCTATGGGAAGCCCGGCCAAGGGAAGACGGCAGCAGTGCGACTTAAACGTGACCAGTTCACAGAATTCGCTGAAGAGCAGGAGCTAGACGTAACTATTGTCTACATAGAGTGCAATTCAGCAAATAAATCGTATCACGTGTTGACAACAGCGTTGAAGGAGCTAAAAGGCCTGCGGAAGAAGCCTCGGGGACAGACGCTCGATAACCTCTACTCTGACTTATTCGACGTTATGAACGAGCGTGGGGGGACATACATCTATATTCTTGACGAAATTGACAGAATCAGGGACGATCAAGACGATGATTTAAATATTCTCTATAAGCTTCCGCGAGCGTATTCGTCCGAAGAGTTGGACGACAATATCGGATGTTCAGTCATCGGAATCTCGAACGATCGACGATTTAAATCGAAGCTCTCACCTCGGATCAAGGACGCTCTGTACGAGGCAGAGGTGGACTTCCCACCCTACACCATTGACCAGTTAAAGAGTATACTCTATCGACGAGCAGCGAAAGGTCTCACCAATACTGAACTCGTCTACGAAGATGGCCAGCTCGTCAGTATCGAGAGCGAAGTCGTCTCTGAGTCAGTTATTGAGAAGTGTGCAGAAAACGCTGAGCGTGAGCGTGGGTCGGCGAGACAGGCGATCGATTTGCTCGGACAAGCGGCAACGATAGCGCACAACGAACGAGCAGAACATGTCACGATAGACCACGTCGAGGAGGCCCAACGAGAGGTGAACAAGAGCTATATCAAGAATATGCTTGACGACCATACTTCGGACGATCTCCTCACATTGTGTGGTTTGCTGTATCTCGAAGCGCGGGGCAAAACGCCAGCGCGGACGAACCAGATTCACGATTATTACTCGACGTACGCCAAATCCGTGGATGAAACTCCCCTCGTGCAGCGCCGGATGCGTGACAGACTCCAAGATCTAAAGTTGACGGGCGTGATCAATATGGATAAGGTGACGGGTGGTAGCCGTGGTGGCGAGCGGTGGGAGGCCGCGCTATCGATTCCGATAGACGAAACGATCGAAATCCTACTCAACGACGACAATTACGCACCGACCTACGGGCATATCGCTAAGGAGATCGCCTCTGAAACCCAATAA
- a CDS encoding winged helix-turn-helix domain-containing protein, translating to MASTQAEADEEETAAAQLIAAVTAELLDDSDPHELADFIDRFKALAHPLRFAILYRLRDADGMSAKELSTLTGRSGNALHTHLDTLVEANLITNWKQTDPDRHQPYSYYAISGLGARLIDLAVASITHEKDVFEDYQ from the coding sequence ATGGCAAGCACCCAAGCGGAAGCCGACGAGGAGGAAACTGCAGCAGCGCAGTTGATAGCTGCTGTCACCGCAGAGCTGCTCGACGACAGTGACCCACACGAACTCGCTGATTTCATAGATCGGTTCAAGGCGCTGGCTCACCCACTTCGGTTCGCCATCCTCTATCGGCTACGTGACGCCGATGGGATGAGTGCAAAAGAACTCTCGACGCTCACCGGGCGAAGCGGAAACGCGCTCCATACGCATCTCGACACGCTCGTGGAGGCCAACCTGATCACGAATTGGAAGCAGACCGATCCTGACAGACATCAGCCCTACTCATACTATGCGATCAGTGGGCTCGGGGCGCGACTCATCGATCTCGCGGTTGCGTCGATAACCCACGAAAAAGATGTCTTCGAGGACTATCAATAG
- a CDS encoding DUF7509 family protein has translation MREVLLERLPAPAFADFLVYLMGPYTTFELDYVLAPETESEHLKADLGAFTAADRAFIAELEALCSELRADPGVNAFIATDPAIPLPEDENATADTPTMNAIAQSKAFAEASNAVGFILPIAGVRDGVSAEIGAVLEAMDLENDDPSPPVKDPRRFRIFVETGITSTTIHATEDEYSVPIVEYETKGQLRKELHDFVTDVATLEATGILPSVQDELTRDHV, from the coding sequence ATGCGAGAGGTTCTCCTCGAGCGGCTACCTGCCCCTGCCTTTGCGGACTTCCTTGTGTATCTCATGGGTCCCTACACGACATTCGAACTGGACTACGTTCTCGCACCAGAGACGGAGTCAGAGCATCTCAAGGCTGATCTCGGCGCGTTCACAGCTGCTGACCGGGCATTTATCGCGGAGCTCGAAGCGCTCTGTTCGGAGCTTCGTGCCGATCCAGGCGTGAATGCGTTCATCGCGACGGATCCTGCCATTCCACTCCCCGAGGATGAGAATGCGACCGCTGACACCCCGACGATGAACGCGATTGCGCAGTCGAAGGCCTTCGCTGAAGCCAGCAATGCGGTCGGGTTCATTCTCCCGATTGCTGGCGTCCGAGACGGCGTGAGCGCTGAAATCGGCGCCGTCTTGGAAGCGATGGATCTCGAAAACGATGATCCGAGCCCGCCGGTAAAGGATCCACGGCGCTTTCGCATCTTTGTCGAAACCGGGATCACGAGTACTACAATTCACGCGACAGAAGACGAGTACAGCGTGCCGATCGTCGAATACGAGACGAAAGGGCAACTGCGGAAAGAACTCCACGACTTTGTGACGGATGTCGCCACGCTCGAAGCCACGGGAATTCTCCCGTCGGTCCAGGACGAACTCACACGCGATCATGTCTAA
- a CDS encoding DUF6610 family protein, translating to MAIRDSADPVSNSSTETHSDARQAVYVAFLHRVPFALDALTLGFLPGFREDCTYQQLQFETLECPVGMLDNDFRNPDLDRYVKRALEYEPDVGIIGDAYDAAEAQSYVDTIRELQERLPETEFIIVPKCRAAIEAVPDDMVLGYSRGYADTPAREFSDPIDWRGRRVHILGGSPPKQLEVVEQLTQPTLTGDPPADIVGLDWNGLHRGAQFGEFWTADGWDDSGRDADHVTVRKTVRHSLSRLKEFWQDHGVWPDPTPQADETELTYSGPTRGDIESAACTECRANVWTTDRGPYVAEYDTGAVCGYCCYECYFSHRHRNNLEEIAGDRSVYLPPA from the coding sequence ATGGCTATTCGCGACAGCGCAGACCCAGTTAGCAACAGTTCTACTGAGACACACTCTGACGCCCGACAAGCGGTGTACGTGGCGTTCCTCCATCGGGTTCCGTTTGCGCTCGATGCTTTGACCCTCGGCTTCCTCCCTGGGTTTCGCGAGGACTGCACGTATCAGCAGTTGCAATTCGAGACCCTCGAGTGCCCGGTCGGAATGCTCGATAACGATTTTCGGAATCCAGACCTCGACCGGTACGTCAAGCGGGCGCTCGAGTACGAACCCGACGTGGGTATCATCGGTGACGCCTACGACGCTGCAGAAGCACAGTCGTACGTCGACACGATTCGAGAGCTCCAGGAGAGACTGCCCGAGACGGAGTTCATCATCGTCCCGAAATGCCGGGCCGCCATTGAGGCGGTTCCCGACGATATGGTGCTTGGGTACTCGCGAGGGTATGCGGACACACCTGCACGCGAGTTCTCCGATCCCATCGACTGGCGTGGCCGTCGGGTCCACATCCTTGGTGGCAGTCCACCCAAGCAACTCGAGGTCGTGGAGCAGCTCACCCAGCCAACGCTGACGGGTGACCCGCCGGCTGACATCGTCGGCCTCGATTGGAATGGTCTGCATCGCGGCGCGCAGTTCGGCGAGTTCTGGACAGCCGACGGCTGGGACGACAGCGGTCGCGACGCCGACCACGTCACGGTCCGGAAGACAGTCCGGCATAGCCTCAGCCGGCTCAAAGAATTCTGGCAGGACCACGGCGTCTGGCCCGATCCGACACCCCAGGCGGACGAGACCGAACTCACCTATTCCGGGCCCACGCGAGGCGATATCGAGAGCGCGGCGTGTACCGAGTGCCGCGCCAACGTCTGGACGACTGATCGTGGCCCATACGTCGCCGAGTACGACACAGGAGCAGTCTGTGGGTACTGCTGCTACGAGTGCTACTTCTCGCACCGGCATCGGAACAACCTCGAGGAGATCGCCGGTGATCGGAGCGTCTACCTCCCGCCTGCCTGA
- a CDS encoding DUF7389 domain-containing protein, with translation MSDSKQQPSRAVESSSSEERTNRTEYVERSDVGVSLTVKLTRGTGTRDQDKLTAKVKAKTLEDMETLREYIHDLAEDARQIQPGDDE, from the coding sequence ATGTCTGACTCGAAGCAACAACCAAGTCGAGCAGTTGAATCGTCGTCCAGTGAAGAACGCACGAACCGAACCGAGTACGTCGAACGAAGCGATGTCGGCGTCTCACTCACCGTGAAGCTCACTCGCGGTACAGGCACCCGCGATCAGGATAAACTCACGGCCAAAGTGAAGGCGAAAACGCTCGAGGACATGGAAACCCTCCGCGAGTACATCCACGACCTCGCCGAGGACGCTCGCCAGATCCAACCAGGAGACGACGAGTAG
- a CDS encoding HVO_A0114 family putative DNA-binding protein has protein sequence MTTLHITVGDRAQLREDTLQFIQAAEAEELDESDEHAVLQFGTYDDLVDSLTPLRLNLIQAIAKERPSSMREAARLVDRDVSDVHADLKQLEVLGILELKEGGPGGAIQPVVPFDKIEMHIDYPLLDDIDVDSTPASAD, from the coding sequence ATGACCACGCTTCACATCACCGTCGGCGACCGAGCACAGCTCCGAGAGGATACGCTCCAGTTCATTCAGGCTGCCGAGGCTGAGGAACTGGACGAAAGCGATGAGCATGCAGTACTCCAGTTCGGAACCTATGATGATCTCGTCGACAGCCTCACCCCACTGCGCCTCAATCTCATTCAGGCGATCGCCAAAGAGCGCCCTTCAAGTATGCGGGAGGCAGCACGACTCGTCGACCGCGACGTCTCTGATGTCCATGCAGACCTGAAACAGCTGGAGGTATTGGGTATCCTCGAACTCAAGGAGGGAGGCCCTGGGGGAGCGATCCAGCCAGTTGTCCCCTTCGATAAAATCGAGATGCACATCGATTATCCCCTTCTCGACGACATCGACGTAGACAGCACTCCCGCTAGCGCAGACTAG